In a genomic window of Amorphus orientalis:
- a CDS encoding SDR family oxidoreductase, with protein sequence MTPPLAPPPKKDPQRRTRQPTAPTAARSRAALGLAAAAAEGRFMLQVCGECGAVQYPPRDACARCLSVDLPWRDVAPEGRMIAETTVRISSGVYFRERSPWRVGVVQLDAGPTVICHVHGDVERGGPVQLAIKLDKSGQGVLFALPPDPTPDMADDPELREMTCDPKHRRVLIADGRNENAAALARALKEAGASMIFVGEAESWRPNPNREALAAIEGVEILPLDVTDTRSVQSLAGEIGGKTDILVNNARFVRPGGIFERGDTTFAREELEVNVLGMMRLAQAFGPAMRGRSADGVNSAVAWVNILSVYAHSNWPAYGAFSAASAGALSLSQCLRAEMQAGGIRVMNVHTGPTDDEWHQPLPPPKVAPAALAKAVVAGLRDGLEDVVVGDVAEDVIDRWRAGPKILEKELAASGGDGQ encoded by the coding sequence ATGACGCCCCCCCTCGCTCCGCCGCCGAAGAAGGACCCGCAACGGCGCACGCGCCAGCCGACCGCGCCCACGGCCGCCCGCAGCCGTGCAGCCCTCGGCCTTGCCGCCGCGGCGGCGGAAGGCCGGTTCATGCTTCAGGTGTGCGGCGAGTGCGGGGCCGTCCAGTATCCGCCGCGTGACGCCTGCGCGCGCTGCCTGTCGGTCGACCTGCCCTGGCGCGACGTCGCTCCGGAGGGGCGGATGATCGCCGAGACGACGGTGCGCATCAGTTCCGGCGTGTATTTCCGCGAGCGATCGCCCTGGCGGGTGGGCGTGGTGCAACTCGACGCCGGGCCGACAGTGATCTGCCACGTCCATGGCGACGTCGAGCGCGGCGGGCCGGTGCAGCTTGCCATCAAGCTCGACAAGTCCGGACAGGGCGTGCTCTTCGCCCTGCCGCCCGATCCCACCCCGGACATGGCCGACGACCCGGAGCTGCGCGAGATGACCTGCGACCCCAAACACCGCCGCGTGCTGATCGCCGACGGCCGCAACGAAAACGCGGCTGCGCTCGCCCGGGCACTCAAGGAGGCCGGCGCCTCGATGATCTTCGTGGGCGAGGCGGAGAGCTGGCGGCCGAACCCGAACCGCGAGGCCCTGGCCGCGATCGAGGGCGTCGAGATTCTGCCGCTCGACGTGACCGACACCCGGTCGGTGCAGAGCCTTGCCGGTGAAATCGGGGGAAAGACGGACATTCTCGTCAACAATGCCCGCTTCGTGCGGCCGGGCGGCATCTTCGAGCGCGGCGACACGACCTTCGCCCGCGAGGAGCTGGAGGTGAACGTGCTCGGCATGATGCGGCTGGCGCAGGCGTTCGGTCCGGCGATGCGCGGTCGCAGTGCGGACGGTGTCAACTCCGCGGTCGCGTGGGTGAACATCCTGTCGGTCTACGCCCATTCCAACTGGCCGGCCTATGGCGCCTTTTCCGCCGCGAGCGCCGGAGCGCTCTCGCTGTCGCAGTGTTTGCGCGCGGAGATGCAGGCGGGCGGGATCCGGGTGATGAACGTCCATACCGGTCCGACCGACGATGAATGGCACCAGCCTCTGCCGCCGCCCAAGGTGGCGCCGGCCGCGCTGGCGAAGGCGGTGGTCGCGGGTCTGCGCGACGGGCTGGAGGACGTGGTCGTCGGCGACGTCGCGGAGGACGTGATCGACCGCTGGCGGGCCGGCCCGAAGATCTTGGAGAAGGAACTGGCCGCAAGCGGGGGCGACGGCCAATGA
- a CDS encoding flavin reductase family protein — MAEDGAPGFRHFDFTAMSADECYRLLASSVVPRPIAWVVSRDKDGLVNAAPYSFFNCFGGDPPVIALGILPQPDRPKDTARNILDSGDFVVNLVTEDVAEAMNLTCIDAPADVSELDLAGLETAPCEKVGPPRIVASPVALECRLAHHIWTGPKQLLIVGHVVAAHYRRDIIDDGDRPRIDTAAMGMVGRMHGRGSYARTTDLFEMERPRWSEYKAARKD, encoded by the coding sequence GTGGCCGAGGACGGGGCGCCGGGCTTCCGGCATTTCGATTTCACCGCAATGTCGGCGGACGAGTGCTACCGGCTGCTCGCCTCGTCCGTGGTGCCGCGTCCGATCGCCTGGGTCGTCTCCCGGGACAAGGACGGCCTGGTGAACGCCGCGCCCTATTCCTTCTTCAACTGCTTCGGCGGCGACCCGCCGGTGATCGCGCTGGGCATCCTTCCCCAGCCCGACCGGCCGAAGGACACGGCACGCAACATTCTGGATTCCGGGGACTTTGTGGTGAACCTCGTCACCGAGGACGTCGCGGAAGCCATGAACCTCACCTGCATCGATGCGCCTGCGGACGTCAGCGAGCTGGATCTCGCCGGGCTGGAGACGGCCCCGTGCGAGAAGGTCGGACCGCCGCGCATCGTCGCCTCGCCGGTCGCGCTGGAATGCCGGCTCGCCCATCATATCTGGACCGGCCCGAAGCAGCTTCTGATCGTCGGTCACGTCGTCGCAGCCCACTATCGCCGCGACATCATCGACGACGGCGACCGTCCGCGCATCGATACGGCGGCCATGGGGATGGTCGGCCGCATGCACGGACGCGGATCCTATGCCCGCACCACGGACCTCTTCGAGATGGAGCGTCCGCGCTGGAGCGAATACAAGGCGGCGCGGAAGGATTGA
- a CDS encoding AI-2E family transporter — protein MSDHDHGNLTIAALTQGEEAEGGGVRRPWTNAANVAVVGLFVIALAAVLHLGRDVLAPTVAGLLVGLTVAPIVDWMHRRGIPPALSSAMITLAIVATAAGAIVAMAVPIETWSSRIPEISAELESEWQEVRGPLERLKEVEKQVQDATNPGQDGTMQVAVQSPGIITAMVSSAPDISAHVLIFLATLYFFLAGRIEFRRQALASFVRFRRRRAAARMLRDIERSLSHYVLTITAINAGFGVAVGLAMWVLGMPSPHLWGAMAAVLNFALYIGPAAMAVILLGVAAITFDGLSAAIVPPLVFIGLNMMEGQFITPTILGRRFTMTPLIVFLSLVLWLWLWGILGAFLAVPLLIIGRIVLNHLALRAGAH, from the coding sequence ATGTCGGACCACGACCACGGAAACCTCACCATTGCCGCGCTGACCCAGGGTGAGGAAGCCGAAGGTGGTGGCGTCCGGCGACCCTGGACCAACGCCGCCAACGTGGCGGTCGTCGGCCTATTCGTCATCGCCCTGGCGGCGGTGCTGCATCTCGGGCGCGACGTGCTTGCCCCGACGGTGGCGGGCCTGCTGGTCGGGCTGACGGTCGCCCCGATCGTCGACTGGATGCATCGGCGCGGGATTCCGCCGGCCCTTTCCAGTGCGATGATCACGCTGGCGATCGTCGCGACTGCCGCCGGCGCCATCGTTGCCATGGCGGTCCCGATCGAGACCTGGTCGAGCCGCATTCCCGAAATCAGCGCCGAACTGGAAAGCGAGTGGCAGGAGGTCCGCGGCCCGCTGGAACGGCTCAAGGAGGTCGAAAAGCAGGTTCAGGACGCGACCAATCCCGGCCAGGACGGCACCATGCAGGTCGCCGTCCAGTCGCCCGGCATCATCACCGCGATGGTGTCGTCGGCGCCGGACATCAGCGCCCACGTGCTCATCTTTCTTGCCACGCTCTATTTCTTTCTTGCCGGCCGCATCGAGTTCCGCCGCCAGGCGCTGGCGAGCTTCGTGCGGTTCCGCCGCCGGCGCGCGGCGGCGCGGATGCTTCGTGACATCGAGCGCTCCCTCTCCCACTACGTGCTCACGATCACGGCCATCAACGCCGGCTTCGGTGTCGCCGTCGGCCTCGCCATGTGGGTGCTCGGCATGCCCTCCCCCCACCTCTGGGGAGCGATGGCGGCCGTCCTCAACTTCGCGCTCTATATCGGCCCGGCCGCGATGGCCGTCATTCTCCTCGGCGTGGCCGCCATCACCTTCGACGGCCTGTCGGCCGCGATCGTGCCGCCGCTGGTATTCATCGGACTGAACATGATGGAGGGGCAGTTCATAACGCCGACCATCCTCGGCCGCCGGTTCACCATGACGCCGCTGATCGTGTTCCTGTCCCTCGTCCTGTGGCTCTGGCTGTGGGGGATCCTCGGCGCCTTCCTCGCTGTCCCGCTGCTCATCATCGGCCGGATCGTGCTCAACCATCTGGCGCTCCGCGCCGGAGCTCACTGA
- a CDS encoding cyclase family protein: MSGPAKTDAAGLLGELALALATGSVEVVDLTHALDPDFPVIVLPPEFGQCARFRMEEISAYDGRGPAWKWHNFTCGEHTGTHFDAPSHWISGRDQPNGAVDEIPAERFVGPVCVIDCSEGVRGNDDFELTPEVITAWEADHGRIPEESWVLMRTDWSKRAPEDYLNMREDGAHSPGPTPEAVRLLVNERKIRGFGTETVGTDAGQGMHYTPPNPAHYYLHGAGRYGLQCLKDLDRLPPTGAILVAAPLKIRNGTGSPLRVLALVPGAG, translated from the coding sequence ATGAGCGGACCGGCGAAGACGGACGCGGCGGGGCTGCTCGGCGAACTGGCGCTGGCGCTGGCGACCGGCTCGGTGGAGGTCGTGGACCTGACCCATGCGCTCGATCCGGATTTTCCGGTGATCGTGCTGCCGCCGGAGTTCGGCCAGTGCGCGCGCTTCCGGATGGAGGAAATCTCCGCCTATGACGGGCGCGGGCCGGCGTGGAAATGGCACAACTTCACGTGCGGCGAGCACACCGGAACCCATTTCGACGCCCCGTCCCACTGGATCTCCGGGCGCGATCAGCCGAACGGTGCGGTGGACGAGATCCCGGCCGAGCGCTTCGTCGGGCCGGTCTGCGTCATCGACTGTTCGGAGGGCGTGCGCGGCAACGACGATTTCGAGCTGACCCCGGAGGTGATCACCGCCTGGGAAGCGGACCACGGGCGCATTCCGGAGGAAAGCTGGGTCTTGATGCGGACCGACTGGTCGAAGCGCGCGCCGGAGGACTATCTCAACATGCGCGAGGACGGGGCCCATTCGCCGGGGCCGACGCCTGAAGCGGTCCGGCTTCTGGTCAACGAGCGGAAGATCCGTGGGTTCGGCACCGAGACCGTGGGCACGGATGCCGGTCAGGGGATGCACTACACGCCACCCAATCCCGCGCACTATTATCTCCACGGCGCCGGCCGGTACGGGCTGCAATGCCTGAAGGATCTCGACCGGTTGCCGCCGACGGGCGCGATCCTCGTGGCCGCTCCGCTCAAGATCAGGAACGGCACCGGCAGTCCGTTGCGGGTGCTGGCGCTGGTGCCCGGAGCCGGCTGA
- a CDS encoding thiolase family protein produces the protein MANSIPHRTGYDGVVLAAPTSVPYQRYSKETAHWWIARALKACLSSAGLSTRDLDGFCVSSFSLGPDTAVGLTQHLGLTPRWLDHIPMGGAAGIVALRRAARAVQAGDARVVACVAGDTNHVDSFRRMLAGFSRFAQDASYPYGAGGPNASFALLTDYYMNAYGATREDFGRICVAQRDNALRNPDAVMKKKLTMEQYLGARMISDPIALFDCVMPVAGSEALLVMREEDAAAAGLPYAHLRSTIERHNAFPEDPVQHRGGWALDIDELYGMAGVGPDEIDLLQTYDDYPVISMMQFEDLGFCAKGEAPEFVRSRDLTIDGDFPHNTSGGQLSAGQAGAAGGYIGLVEALRQVTGTAGPTQVPAARTAMVSGFGMINYDRGVCSGAAIISGGPA, from the coding sequence TTGGCAAATTCAATTCCCCATCGGACAGGCTATGACGGCGTCGTACTTGCGGCGCCGACGAGCGTGCCCTATCAGCGCTATTCCAAGGAAACCGCCCACTGGTGGATCGCACGGGCCCTCAAAGCCTGTCTGTCGTCGGCCGGCCTCTCGACCCGAGATTTGGACGGCTTCTGCGTCTCAAGTTTCTCGCTCGGTCCCGACACCGCCGTCGGACTGACCCAGCATCTCGGCCTGACGCCGCGTTGGCTGGACCATATCCCGATGGGCGGGGCGGCCGGCATCGTCGCGCTGCGCCGGGCGGCGCGCGCCGTTCAGGCGGGTGACGCGCGGGTGGTGGCCTGCGTGGCGGGCGACACCAACCACGTCGACAGCTTCCGCCGGATGCTGGCGGGTTTCAGCCGGTTCGCCCAGGACGCGTCCTATCCGTACGGCGCCGGCGGTCCGAACGCGAGCTTCGCGCTTCTGACCGATTACTACATGAACGCCTATGGGGCGACGCGGGAGGATTTCGGCCGGATCTGCGTCGCCCAGCGGGACAACGCGCTGCGCAATCCCGATGCCGTGATGAAGAAGAAGCTGACGATGGAGCAGTATCTCGGCGCCCGGATGATCTCCGACCCGATTGCGCTGTTCGACTGCGTGATGCCGGTTGCCGGATCGGAGGCCTTGCTGGTGATGCGGGAGGAGGATGCGGCCGCCGCCGGTCTGCCGTACGCGCACCTGCGCTCCACCATCGAACGCCACAACGCCTTTCCCGAGGATCCGGTGCAGCACCGGGGCGGCTGGGCGCTCGACATCGACGAGCTTTACGGCATGGCGGGCGTCGGTCCCGACGAGATCGATCTTCTGCAGACCTACGACGACTATCCGGTGATCTCGATGATGCAGTTCGAGGACCTCGGCTTCTGCGCCAAGGGCGAAGCCCCCGAGTTCGTCCGCTCCCGGGACCTCACGATCGACGGCGATTTCCCGCACAACACGTCGGGAGGGCAGCTCTCGGCCGGCCAGGCGGGCGCGGCCGGCGGCTATATCGGACTCGTGGAGGCGCTGCGCCAGGTGACGGGCACGGCCGGGCCGACCCAGGTTCCCGCCGCCCGCACGGCAATGGTGTCGGGCTTCGGGATGATCAATTACGATCGCGGCGTTTGCTCCGGCGCGGCCATCATTTCGGGAGGCCCGGCATGA
- a CDS encoding HlyD family secretion protein has protein sequence MKRAPVLVLVVALAVGGGFYAWQRLGAPEAPVLTGYVEGDPLYFAAPEAGPLARLSVSQGDRVGEADPLFAVDPDRLQARLRQAEANRNAAAARLADTRKGRRPVELAIIEAEREAAEAQMTQAKAELARTRPLVARNVSPQAALDNAQAAYDTAVAHRKQAQKNLEAARLGEREDRIRAARAELDAAEAAIAEIQVQLAELNPAAPVAARVEDVFFRPGEWVPAGRPVLSLLPDERVRIRFFVPEAEVARYRPGEPVTFSCDGCGPPRQAEISYVSPRAEFTPPVIYSRSSRQKLVFLVEAKPDDPGTLAPGLPVDVTPIGDSR, from the coding sequence ATGAAACGCGCGCCGGTTCTCGTGCTTGTTGTTGCTCTCGCCGTCGGCGGCGGGTTCTACGCGTGGCAGCGGCTCGGCGCACCGGAGGCTCCGGTCCTGACGGGCTACGTCGAGGGCGACCCGCTCTACTTCGCCGCTCCAGAGGCCGGACCTCTCGCCCGGCTCTCCGTCTCGCAGGGCGATCGCGTCGGTGAAGCGGACCCGCTGTTCGCGGTCGACCCCGACCGTCTCCAGGCCCGCCTGCGCCAGGCCGAGGCCAACCGGAATGCGGCCGCCGCCCGCCTCGCCGATACCAGAAAGGGACGCCGTCCTGTCGAACTCGCCATCATCGAGGCGGAGCGCGAGGCCGCCGAGGCCCAGATGACCCAGGCGAAGGCGGAACTGGCGCGCACCAGGCCCCTGGTCGCCCGCAACGTCTCGCCGCAGGCCGCCCTCGACAACGCCCAGGCCGCCTACGACACGGCCGTTGCCCATCGCAAGCAGGCGCAGAAAAACCTGGAAGCGGCGCGTCTCGGCGAGCGGGAGGACCGGATCCGCGCCGCCAGGGCGGAATTGGACGCGGCCGAAGCCGCCATTGCCGAAATCCAGGTCCAGCTCGCCGAACTCAATCCCGCAGCCCCGGTTGCCGCCCGGGTCGAGGACGTCTTCTTCAGACCCGGCGAATGGGTTCCGGCCGGCCGGCCGGTCCTCTCGCTCCTCCCCGACGAGCGCGTCCGGATCCGGTTCTTCGTGCCGGAGGCCGAGGTGGCCCGCTATCGCCCCGGCGAGCCCGTGACGTTCTCCTGCGATGGCTGCGGACCGCCACGGCAGGCCGAGATCAGCTATGTCAGCCCGCGCGCGGAGTTCACGCCGCCGGTCATCTACAGCCGCTCGAGCCGGCAGAAGCTCGTCTTCCTGGTCGAGGCGAAGCCGGACGATCCCGGAACCCTCGCGCCGGGCCTGCCGGTCGACGTGACACCGATCGGGGACAGCCGATGA
- a CDS encoding transporter → MSATLSALGFAMVPVGAALIGALIALMRPPGPLVTSGVQHFAAGVVFAAAAGEILPDILEAGGIVPTLIGGLLGIGAMLLVGRLEQRSEGTAGLLATVGVDLFIDGLVLGIAFAAGAAAGILLTVALTLEVLFLAVSTALGLGEKVASKGRAVVLTVAVVLLLPVGVLVASPVALAPEAVKTALFSFGLIALLYLVTEELLVEAHEEVEDRPWITALFFLGFLSLLLIQEMLG, encoded by the coding sequence ATGTCTGCGACGCTATCAGCTCTGGGTTTCGCGATGGTGCCGGTCGGCGCGGCCCTGATCGGCGCGCTGATCGCGCTCATGCGGCCACCCGGGCCGCTCGTTACCAGCGGGGTCCAGCATTTCGCGGCGGGCGTGGTCTTCGCCGCCGCCGCCGGTGAGATCCTGCCCGACATTCTGGAGGCCGGCGGGATCGTCCCCACCCTCATCGGGGGTCTGCTGGGCATCGGCGCGATGCTGCTGGTCGGCCGTCTCGAGCAGCGCAGCGAAGGCACCGCCGGCCTGCTCGCGACGGTGGGCGTGGACCTCTTCATCGACGGGCTGGTCCTGGGCATCGCGTTCGCGGCGGGCGCTGCCGCCGGTATCCTGCTCACCGTCGCGCTCACCCTCGAGGTCCTGTTTCTGGCGGTCTCCACGGCGCTCGGACTCGGGGAGAAAGTCGCCTCGAAGGGCAGGGCCGTCGTACTGACGGTGGCCGTGGTGCTGCTTCTGCCGGTCGGCGTGCTCGTCGCCTCGCCGGTCGCGCTCGCCCCGGAGGCGGTGAAGACCGCCCTGTTCAGTTTCGGGCTGATCGCCCTTCTCTATCTCGTGACGGAAGAACTGCTGGTGGAAGCCCATGAGGAGGTGGAGGACAGGCCGTGGATCACGGCCCTGTTCTTTCTCGGCTTCCTGAGCCTTCTTCTGATTCAGGAAATGCTCGGCTAA
- a CDS encoding CsbD family protein yields MLTQIQDNWRQMKGAAQERWFRLTDDDLDHIDGRADVLARRIEARYGVSAAEANRQINQWFERIAGVSA; encoded by the coding sequence ATGTTGACACAGATCCAAGACAACTGGCGCCAGATGAAAGGTGCCGCCCAAGAACGCTGGTTTCGACTGACCGACGACGATCTCGACCATATCGACGGACGAGCGGACGTGCTGGCCAGACGCATCGAGGCCCGCTACGGAGTGAGTGCCGCCGAGGCGAACCGGCAGATCAACCAGTGGTTCGAACGGATCGCGGGCGTGTCCGCCTGA
- a CDS encoding cupin domain-containing protein → MSKTYDDYREDVAGRANVEDTPELVAYYEELAEADAAALWTVANKIEPWQPVSSSVPILWRYSDLREKVLKSLDLVSPEKAGRRVIYLNNPGRTDVAAAVGWLYSGLQVMRPGERASAHIHAASALRFIIEGRGAYTIVDGHKMTLGANDFVLTPNGTWHEHAIAEDGTECIWQDGLDIPLTNALEANFYAVHEDLHQAVGYPVNDSTARWAAPGMLPAGETWKNGYSPLFKYEWEPTYEALTRHAQASEGSPYDGILMNYVNPSNGGHVMQTIGASMQLLRPGERTKAHRHTGSFLYHCAKGEGYSIINGKRFEWKEHDIFCVPSWAWHEHGNLSESDDACLFCFNDMPVMEKLGFWREEAFGDNGGQQPVLA, encoded by the coding sequence ATGAGCAAGACCTACGACGACTATCGCGAGGACGTGGCCGGACGGGCGAACGTCGAGGATACCCCGGAGCTAGTCGCCTACTACGAGGAGCTGGCGGAGGCCGACGCCGCGGCGCTGTGGACCGTGGCCAACAAGATCGAACCGTGGCAGCCGGTATCCTCGTCGGTGCCGATCCTCTGGCGCTATTCGGACCTGCGCGAGAAGGTTCTGAAGTCGCTCGACCTGGTCTCGCCGGAGAAGGCCGGACGGCGGGTGATCTATCTCAACAATCCGGGCCGGACCGACGTGGCGGCGGCCGTGGGCTGGCTCTATTCGGGGCTGCAGGTGATGCGGCCGGGCGAGCGCGCCTCCGCCCACATCCATGCCGCCTCGGCCCTGCGCTTCATCATCGAGGGGCGCGGCGCCTACACCATCGTCGACGGCCACAAGATGACGCTGGGCGCGAACGATTTCGTGCTGACGCCGAACGGCACGTGGCACGAGCACGCCATCGCCGAGGACGGGACCGAGTGCATCTGGCAGGACGGTCTCGACATTCCGCTGACCAACGCGCTGGAGGCCAACTTCTACGCGGTCCACGAGGACCTGCATCAGGCTGTCGGCTACCCGGTCAACGATTCCACCGCACGCTGGGCCGCACCCGGCATGCTGCCGGCGGGCGAGACCTGGAAGAACGGCTATTCGCCGCTGTTCAAGTACGAATGGGAGCCGACCTACGAGGCGCTGACCCGGCACGCCCAGGCGTCCGAAGGCTCGCCCTATGACGGCATCCTGATGAACTACGTCAATCCGTCGAACGGCGGTCACGTCATGCAGACGATCGGGGCCAGCATGCAGCTCCTGCGCCCGGGCGAACGCACCAAGGCGCACCGGCACACAGGGTCGTTCCTGTATCACTGCGCCAAGGGCGAGGGCTATTCGATCATCAACGGCAAGCGGTTCGAATGGAAGGAGCACGACATCTTCTGCGTGCCGTCCTGGGCCTGGCACGAACACGGCAACCTGTCGGAGAGCGACGACGCCTGCCTGTTCTGCTTCAACGACATGCCGGTGATGGAGAAGCTCGGCTTCTGGCGCGAAGAAGCCTTCGGCGACAACGGCGGTCAGCAGCCCGTCCTGGCCTGA
- a CDS encoding TetR/AcrR family transcriptional regulator, giving the protein MPDAPKFRRRKDARPGEILEAALLVFGEKGFAAARLDEIARRAGVSKGALYLYFETKEDLFAAVVTQAIVPDLGRARGSGETTRPFPDFVRTFFRGTLAAIGQGRIAPIAKIVIAESRTFPDLARHWHDQVVRPMLGFLAGEVEAAQKRGEVRAGDPWLYAFQIAGPIMLGALWTETFVPIGADTIDFDRLIDQHVAALSEGLLVAGDAP; this is encoded by the coding sequence ATGCCGGACGCCCCCAAATTCCGCCGCCGCAAGGACGCCCGTCCCGGCGAGATCCTGGAAGCCGCCCTTCTGGTGTTCGGCGAAAAGGGGTTTGCCGCCGCCAGGCTCGACGAGATCGCGCGCCGCGCCGGCGTCTCGAAGGGCGCCCTCTATCTCTATTTCGAGACCAAGGAGGATCTGTTCGCGGCTGTGGTCACCCAGGCGATCGTCCCGGACCTCGGCCGGGCCCGCGGTTCCGGCGAGACGACGCGCCCCTTTCCCGACTTCGTGCGGACCTTCTTCCGCGGCACGCTGGCCGCCATCGGCCAGGGCCGGATCGCCCCGATCGCCAAGATCGTCATCGCGGAAAGCCGCACCTTTCCGGACCTCGCGCGCCACTGGCACGATCAGGTCGTGCGCCCGATGCTCGGCTTCCTCGCCGGAGAGGTCGAGGCCGCCCAGAAACGGGGCGAGGTCAGGGCCGGCGATCCCTGGCTCTATGCCTTCCAGATCGCCGGGCCGATCATGCTCGGCGCCCTGTGGACCGAAACGTTCGTCCCCATCGGGGCGGACACCATCGATTTCGACCGCCTCATCGACCAGCACGTGGCAGCGCTCTCCGAGGGCCTTCTTGTCGCCGGAGACGCGCCATGA
- a CDS encoding FCD domain-containing protein, with the protein MTIADRTSGKPEGSLADRAYEAIRADILDGVFQPDQPMRLEALKDRYGYSFSPIREALTRLAADRLVTQTSLRGFRVSRISLEEMWDILRTRVLVESEAFRLAIRNGDDAWEARVVAAFHSLSKCADPGAASPPERRVFEERHFAFHRALLDGSNSPTLLHLSDLLFVQSERYRRASLRTDLSRRSVVEEHEALKDAALSRNEAEAAALLCEHYTTTGHFIEAVMASRPTLVDADG; encoded by the coding sequence ATGACCATCGCGGACCGGACATCCGGAAAGCCCGAGGGCAGCCTGGCGGACAGGGCCTACGAGGCGATTCGCGCCGACATCCTGGACGGCGTCTTCCAGCCCGATCAGCCGATGCGCCTGGAGGCGCTCAAGGACCGATACGGCTATTCCTTCTCCCCCATCCGCGAGGCCCTCACCCGGCTTGCGGCCGACCGGCTCGTGACCCAGACCAGCCTGCGCGGCTTCCGCGTCTCGCGGATCTCGCTGGAAGAGATGTGGGACATCCTGCGCACCCGCGTCCTGGTGGAGAGCGAGGCGTTCCGGCTGGCCATCCGCAACGGGGACGATGCCTGGGAAGCGCGGGTCGTGGCCGCGTTCCATTCGCTGTCGAAATGCGCCGATCCGGGCGCGGCCTCGCCGCCGGAACGCCGGGTTTTCGAGGAGCGTCACTTCGCCTTTCACCGCGCGCTTCTGGACGGCTCGAACTCCCCCACCCTTCTCCACCTCTCCGACCTTCTGTTCGTCCAGTCGGAGCGCTACCGGCGCGCGAGCCTGCGCACGGATCTGTCCCGGCGGAGCGTCGTGGAGGAACATGAAGCGCTGAAGGACGCCGCCCTGTCGCGCAACGAAGCCGAGGCCGCCGCGCTGCTTTGTGAGCACTACACGACGACGGGCCACTTCATCGAAGCGGTGATGGCCTCGCGGCCGACACTGGTCGACGCCGACGGCTGA
- a CDS encoding fumarylacetoacetate hydrolase family protein, producing MKLVTYRRTVEDEARLGALAEGVVLDVERLGYGVGLELPNRMLDFIAAGPAAWEAVRRLIEEGLVGWAIDAVIPAANVTLLAPIPRPTKNVFGIGLNYVEHVEESARSLDTSIDLPKEPVIFSKPPTAVIGPNDPIRHNAALTQQLDWEVELAAIIGTTARSVSKENALDHVFGYSVMVDVSARDCRRAGQWIVSKGQDTFAPFGPVIVTADEIGDPQNLDLWLTINGEEKQRSNTKHMLFKVDHLVSDISSCMTLEPGDIIATGTPSGVGAGRDPQEFMWPGDVLECGVEKIGTLRHPVVKA from the coding sequence ATGAAGCTCGTTACCTATCGCCGTACCGTTGAAGACGAAGCCCGGCTCGGAGCCCTCGCCGAGGGGGTCGTGCTGGACGTGGAGCGCCTCGGCTACGGCGTCGGTCTGGAACTGCCGAACCGGATGCTCGACTTCATCGCGGCCGGGCCGGCGGCCTGGGAGGCGGTTCGCCGCCTGATCGAGGAGGGGCTGGTAGGCTGGGCGATCGACGCGGTCATTCCGGCCGCCAACGTCACCCTGCTCGCGCCGATCCCGCGCCCGACCAAGAACGTCTTCGGCATCGGCCTCAACTATGTGGAGCACGTGGAGGAATCCGCGCGCTCGCTGGACACCTCCATCGACCTTCCGAAGGAACCGGTGATCTTCTCCAAGCCGCCGACGGCGGTGATCGGCCCGAACGATCCGATCCGCCACAACGCGGCCCTGACCCAGCAGCTCGACTGGGAGGTCGAGCTGGCGGCGATCATCGGGACCACGGCCCGTAGCGTGTCGAAGGAAAACGCCCTCGACCACGTGTTCGGCTATTCGGTGATGGTGGACGTGTCGGCCCGCGACTGCCGCCGGGCCGGGCAGTGGATCGTGTCCAAGGGGCAGGACACGTTCGCGCCCTTCGGGCCGGTCATCGTGACGGCGGACGAGATCGGCGATCCGCAGAACCTGGATCTGTGGCTGACCATCAACGGCGAAGAGAAGCAGCGCTCCAACACGAAGCATATGCTGTTCAAGGTCGACCATCTGGTGTCGGACATTTCCTCGTGCATGACGCTGGAGCCGGGCGACATCATCGCCACCGGGACGCCGTCGGGCGTCGGAGCCGGCCGCGATCCCCAGGAGTTCATGTGGCCCGGAGACGTGCTGGAGTGTGGCGTCGAGAAGATCGGCACGCTGCGCCACCCGGTGGTGAAGGCGTAG